In one window of Spirochaetota bacterium DNA:
- a CDS encoding radical SAM protein: MKIELIFPGRELETSRATALVMPLAPTLLAALTPEEHEVKIIDMLYGDKVDYDSDVDVVGITVRTPLAVVAYEIADIFLAKGKRVVLGGPHVYAFPEESKEHATSVVIGEAEELWPVVLEDVERGMQSDYYVSGPYKTDFLSGKVFHSKQRPSLANLPMMRRDLLPKNRYLMDSMFTTRGCPNHCRFCPVTDIFGAKIRHRPIDEVVSEVATLRKRYFNVDDSVFGHPQIVDRLHENNYYLDLYRELAQLRPRHLWVGAGGLSAINYKDGQKILELATESGLCAIAAGLESVNKSGQTQSGAWRKLHCASPDTFDIETMKKNIRIIQSLGIEVWGFFIVGWDEDTPETYRQTLDFCNECNIIPFIFTLTPMPGSQIYREYLDKGRIFTDLSWDCYGGESIVYKHPNMSPEEMFEINGEVMLQGYTMGRIVSRTFHALRNRFSLDVATTSFFTQMGLRKSYKKVYMSKEKHA; encoded by the coding sequence ACGCTTTTAGCCGCTTTAACACCAGAGGAACATGAAGTAAAAATAATTGATATGTTATATGGCGATAAAGTGGACTATGACTCCGATGTGGATGTGGTGGGCATAACGGTTCGCACTCCCCTTGCAGTTGTGGCATATGAAATAGCGGATATTTTTTTGGCTAAAGGGAAGAGGGTGGTTTTGGGGGGGCCTCATGTCTATGCTTTCCCTGAGGAGTCCAAGGAGCATGCCACTTCTGTTGTCATTGGCGAAGCTGAAGAGCTGTGGCCGGTTGTTCTCGAGGATGTTGAGAGGGGTATGCAAAGTGATTATTACGTCAGCGGTCCCTATAAAACAGACTTCCTTTCAGGTAAGGTATTTCACAGCAAGCAACGGCCTAGCTTGGCCAATCTGCCTATGATGAGACGAGACCTTCTGCCTAAGAATCGTTATCTGATGGATTCAATGTTTACAACACGGGGGTGTCCGAATCATTGCAGGTTCTGTCCTGTGACTGACATCTTCGGAGCAAAGATTAGGCATCGACCTATCGATGAGGTTGTATCTGAGGTTGCTACCCTGCGGAAACGCTATTTTAATGTTGATGACAGTGTCTTTGGTCATCCGCAGATAGTTGATCGCTTACATGAGAATAATTATTACCTTGATCTATATCGCGAACTCGCTCAACTGCGTCCTCGACACCTTTGGGTGGGCGCTGGAGGGTTGTCTGCTATAAACTACAAGGATGGTCAGAAGATATTGGAACTTGCTACGGAGAGCGGTCTTTGTGCAATAGCCGCAGGTCTTGAGTCAGTGAACAAGTCTGGTCAGACACAATCCGGAGCCTGGAGGAAGTTGCATTGTGCTTCACCCGATACTTTTGATATTGAGACAATGAAGAAGAACATCAGGATCATTCAGAGCCTGGGGATAGAGGTTTGGGGATTTTTTATAGTAGGATGGGATGAAGACACCCCTGAAACCTACAGACAAACATTGGATTTCTGCAATGAATGTAACATTATCCCCTTTATCTTTACCCTCACGCCTATGCCTGGGAGCCAGATTTACCGAGAGTATCTCGATAAGGGAAGGATATTTACGGACCTTTCTTGGGATTGTTACGGCGGTGAGTCAATTGTCTATAAGCATCCCAATATGTCGCCTGAGGAGATGTTTGAAATCAATGGAGAGGTTATGCTCCAAGGATACACCATGGGGCGTATTGTATCCAGGACTTTTCATGCATTGAGAAACCGCTTTTCCTTAGATGTCGCTACAACCTCCTTCTTCACTCAAATGGGATTGAGGAAATCTTACAAAAAGGTCTACATGTCAAAGGAGAAGCATGCATAA